The nucleotide window CTGACCCTCGTCGACTGGCGCGCGCAGATGGGGTTCCTCTCGCTGTTCCTCATCGGCATCTTCCTCCCCTACCAGGCGGTGCTGGTCCCCCTCGCCCGGTTCTGGAACAACATCTTCCCGCTGGCGTCGATGCTGGAGCCGACGTTCGAGGCCCTCCCGTTCCTGCAGGGGTTCCACGCGAACCTGGTCCCGCTGATCATCACCCACATCGCGTACGGCATCCCGATCTGTACGATCCTCTTCCGGTCGTACTACCGAAGCCTCCCCGGTTCGCTGGTGGAGGCGGCCAAGACGGACGGCGCCAGCATCACGAAGATCTACCGGCGCGTCATCCTCCCAATCTCGAAGCCGATGTTCGGCGTCGTGTTCATCTACCAGTTCACCCAGATCTACAACGAGTTCCTCTTCGCGTTCACGCTCATCACGGGGGCGGACACCCCGCAGGCGGTCGTCACGCTGATCCTGCCCGCGGTCGGGGCGTCGACGTCCGGGATCGACTTCGGGATCCGGATGTCCGCGTCGTTCCTGGCCGCGCTACTGACGCTGATCATTTACGTCGCGTTCGCCGAACAGTTCGCCGAGGGACTGCGCACGGAGAGCGGATAACGGAGGAGTACACATGGGACGAATCAGAATCCAAGACCTGACGAAGCGGTTCGGAGACACGGTCGCGGTCGATCGGCTCGACCTCGACATCGCGGACAGCGAGTTCCTCGTGCTCGTCGGCCCCTCGGGCTGCGGGAAGTCGACGACGCTGCGCTGTCTCGCCGGCCTCGAGACGCCCTCGGCTGGCGACATCTACATCGACGGTGACCACATGAACTACCGGGTGCCCCAGAAGCGCGACATCGCGATGGTGTTCCAGGACTACGCGCTCTACCCACACATGACCGTCCGCGGGAACATCAAGTTCGGCGTCGAGGAGGAGGAGGGGTACACGAAGGCCGAACGGATGGAGCGAGTCGAGGAGGTCGCCGACCTGCTCGGCATCACCGACCTGCTCGGTCGGAAACCCGCGGAGCTCTCGGGCGGGCAACAGCAGCGCGTCGCGCTCGGACGTGCCATCGTCCGCGAGCCCGCGGTGTTCCTCATGGACGAGCCGCTCGCGAACCTCGACGCCAAGCTCCGGTCGGAGATGCGCACGGAGCTCCAGCAGCTCCAGAACCAGCTCGACGTGACGACGGTGTACGTCACGCACAACCAGACGGAGGCGATGACGATGGGCGATCGCATCGCGGTCATGCGTGAGGGCCA belongs to Halorarum halophilum and includes:
- a CDS encoding carbohydrate ABC transporter permease; translation: MSRSTSDAGIDVAGLVEEFDLARVGHYALIVLFLGFFLVSLETGIMTALKTNEAVARSLPFAPPTGEGFTLGNLRFAFERLSGSFFNSLFMAIPATIGSVLLGSMAAYGLTLVDWRAQMGFLSLFLIGIFLPYQAVLVPLARFWNNIFPLASMLEPTFEALPFLQGFHANLVPLIITHIAYGIPICTILFRSYYRSLPGSLVEAAKTDGASITKIYRRVILPISKPMFGVVFIYQFTQIYNEFLFAFTLITGADTPQAVVTLILPAVGASTSGIDFGIRMSASFLAALLTLIIYVAFAEQFAEGLRTESG
- a CDS encoding ABC transporter ATP-binding protein; protein product: MGRIRIQDLTKRFGDTVAVDRLDLDIADSEFLVLVGPSGCGKSTTLRCLAGLETPSAGDIYIDGDHMNYRVPQKRDIAMVFQDYALYPHMTVRGNIKFGVEEEEGYTKAERMERVEEVADLLGITDLLGRKPAELSGGQQQRVALGRAIVREPAVFLMDEPLANLDAKLRSEMRTELQQLQNQLDVTTVYVTHNQTEAMTMGDRIAVMREGQLQQVGEPLELYHAPANQFVAGFIGEPMMNFVHGRREGETFASDHLEYPLERDILSDVGEARDIVLGVRPEDVAVGEQPPAAEADLDDHEFRMDVSVVEPHGNQNVVHLSPPDASDDHDVLQAVTEGMYVTSAGESVVVAIEPDHVHVFDEATGEALHNRRLEPNAEVTHV